The proteins below are encoded in one region of Akkermansiaceae bacterium:
- a CDS encoding ABC transporter ATP-binding protein: MPSIHLHKLTLSIGEKRLLDDVSITVETGERIAIVGPNGAGKTTLLRCLLGFIRSGSGSIELNGKPLAQLRRQDIARAIGYVPQQLEHNIPFTVLEFIMMSRYAHAQRGGIIPRDPNAESIARQATHRTGIQHLENQAISTLSGGERQKVNIAAALAQQTPILVLDEPSAHLDPKQHESIQLLLGEIGGNRQTTIVTVTHDLNWAAMDFDRIIGMSRGRVIADAAPAIFMTPEILHQVFDAHWIVQPHPESGHPIILPTRHHPTP; the protein is encoded by the coding sequence ATGCCATCCATCCACCTCCATAAGCTCACCCTCAGCATTGGTGAAAAACGCTTACTCGATGATGTTTCCATCACCGTCGAGACGGGTGAGCGCATTGCCATCGTCGGCCCGAACGGCGCAGGGAAAACCACCCTGCTGCGCTGTTTGTTAGGATTTATCCGTAGCGGGTCGGGATCGATCGAGCTCAATGGAAAACCTCTGGCACAACTACGCCGTCAGGACATAGCCCGGGCAATAGGCTACGTCCCCCAGCAACTTGAGCACAACATCCCGTTCACCGTGTTGGAATTCATCATGATGAGCCGCTACGCCCATGCGCAGAGGGGGGGCATCATCCCGCGTGACCCGAATGCCGAAAGCATCGCCCGACAAGCCACCCACCGAACCGGCATCCAACACCTCGAGAACCAAGCCATTTCCACACTCAGTGGCGGCGAACGACAAAAGGTCAACATCGCCGCCGCCCTCGCCCAGCAAACACCCATCCTCGTGCTTGATGAACCGTCGGCCCATCTCGACCCCAAACAACATGAGTCGATTCAGCTGCTGCTCGGGGAAATCGGTGGAAATCGTCAAACCACCATCGTCACGGTCACCCACGACCTGAACTGGGCGGCGATGGACTTTGACCGCATCATCGGTATGTCACGCGGCCGGGTCATCGCAGATGCCGCGCCCGCGATATTCATGACCCCGGAAATCCTGCATCAGGTATTTGACGCCCACTGGATCGTGCAACCGCACCCGGAAAGCGGCCACCCCATTATCCTGCCCACACGCCACCACCCCACCCCCTGA